A window of Amycolatopsis australiensis contains these coding sequences:
- a CDS encoding SDR family NAD(P)-dependent oxidoreductase, translating into MSVERISIVGIGLRYPDASSPEELWENVLAGRRAFRRLPDERMNRADYYSPDPKAPDRFYAQKAAVLRDYEFDRVAHKVAGSTFRATDTTHWLALDVAAAALADAGFGEGEGAPRTTTGVVIGNSLTGEFSRANIMRLRWPYVRRTVAAALTARGWEDEETANFLRELEIQYKEPFPEINEDTLAGGLANTIAGRVCNHFDFAGGGYTVDGACSSSLLSVVTAANALAQGDLDLAIAGGVDLSIDPFEVIGFAKTGALAKREMKVYDADSNGFWPGEGSGMLVLMRESDAIEQGKRIYASIGGWGVSSDGKGGITRPEAAGHRLALKRAYDRAGYGVETVSYFEGHGTGTALGDATEIEALSTARRDADPLAEPAALSTIKGNIGHTKAAAGVAGLIKATLAVYHQVIPPATGHYEPHESLTGTSARMYVPRDATLWPEDRPVRAGVSAMGFGGINSHVTVTEAPTAARRRELDERARTLVAGRQDAELLLFDADDVATLRGDIAATLEVVPKLSFAELTDLAGELAGKLAGRAVRAAVVAANPEHAERKLTKLLEQLESGDSVFDPADGIFASSRGSAPKIGYLFPGQGSGRGGDSALRRRFAVAEEIFRIAGLPVTGDQVATEVAQPRIVTGSLAALRVLRSFGIEAATATGHSLGELTALHWGGALDERGLLELAKVRGKVMATTAGDGTGAMAGIAASPGRVEELGLGDDVVIAGYNAPEQTVISGPAAAIDKIVARAKAQGVGATRIKVSHAFHSPAVEPAANAMTERLGEFGFARLERPVVSTVSGDVLHAAENLPELLHDQIVLPVRFREAAAKVAERSDLVVEVGPGRVLTGLFEEIAPETPVLAIDTDNASLQALLRVVGAAFALGAPVSVDALFEGRVVRALPADGEFSFLASPCEAAPSIDSELAAELAAEKAQAAEAGTATADGDSGSTLDLLRKLAAERVELPLEAVTADTHPLDDLHLSSITVGQLVNDVTRALGRPALEGMPNFATVCLGELAEMIDELAQTAKPTDTTAGEAPGVGPWVRPFAVEYVPAPRPSADLTPGAGRAEWQVFATPRHPLAEPLKAALAASGAGDGVLLCLPADCDSSHVGLFLDAGRAVMAAPNGTRFVVVHHGYGAAGLARTLRLEDPSAKTTIIDFADPAPSDVDEIAEAVHTVVAEVAATTDFTEARYGADGGRTVPRLSALPAPKPGPIRDSLDSSDVLLVTGGGKGITAESALALAKDSGAKLALLGRSDPETDTELAENLDRMEAAGIRYRYERADVTSAPQVADAVARIEADLGPVTAVLHGAGRNEPAALFSLTEDSFRKTLAPKIGGLNAVLAAVDQDRIKLLVTFGSIIGRAGLRGEAHYATANDWMTELTLRFGQEHPKARAIALEWSVWSGTGMGEKLGVVSALMRDGITPIPTEEGITILRQVLADPAAPPVLVVCGRTSGLATLPIQKRELPLTRFVDRAIVHYPGVELITEADLSDGADPYLTDHLLDGQLLFPAVIGMEAMTQAAAATLDRTGTPVLSDVEFLRPIIVSPGGSTTVRLATLARDADTVDVVIRSDETGFSADHFKARLSFARPAELGERVAREVALPPVPVEPISELYGSVLFQGKRFQRVLGYRRASARHAVAEIATSADHSWFAPFLPQERLLADPGTRDAMMHAIQCCVPDATLLPQGIEKLYLAEPGRQHDEYVLLDAKERQQNGDSYVYDLDVRNPDGTLVERWEGLKLRAVRKRDGAGPWVPSMLGSYVERSCERLLGGTRSVVLEPDPAGRPAEGIAERRAQTALAAGRALDRPVEVRYRPDGKPECDGGVQVTASHTAELTLVVAGAGQVACDIETAIERTEEDWAGLLGEELLALGRLLAADTGEPISVANTRVWSALECVRKTGSMTQALTVRQVDADGWALLASGAARIATWSTTVNDRTDPIVFAVLHAEGN; encoded by the coding sequence ATGAGCGTAGAGCGGATTTCGATCGTCGGTATCGGTCTCCGGTACCCCGACGCGAGTTCTCCGGAGGAGCTCTGGGAAAACGTGCTGGCCGGGCGCCGGGCGTTCCGCAGGCTGCCGGACGAGCGGATGAACCGGGCGGACTACTACTCGCCCGACCCGAAGGCGCCGGACCGCTTCTACGCGCAGAAGGCGGCCGTGCTGCGGGACTACGAGTTCGACCGGGTCGCGCACAAGGTCGCCGGCAGCACATTCCGGGCGACCGACACGACGCACTGGCTGGCGCTCGACGTCGCCGCCGCGGCCCTCGCGGACGCCGGCTTCGGCGAAGGTGAAGGGGCGCCGCGCACGACCACCGGTGTCGTCATCGGCAACAGCCTCACCGGCGAGTTCTCCCGCGCGAACATCATGCGGCTGCGCTGGCCGTACGTCCGCCGCACGGTCGCCGCCGCGCTCACCGCCCGCGGCTGGGAGGACGAGGAGACCGCGAACTTCCTGCGCGAGCTGGAGATCCAGTACAAGGAGCCGTTCCCGGAGATCAACGAGGACACCCTCGCCGGCGGCCTGGCGAACACCATCGCCGGCCGCGTCTGCAACCACTTCGACTTCGCCGGCGGCGGGTACACCGTCGACGGCGCCTGCTCGTCCTCGCTGCTTTCCGTGGTGACCGCGGCCAACGCGCTCGCCCAGGGCGACCTCGACCTGGCCATCGCCGGCGGCGTCGACCTCTCGATCGATCCGTTCGAGGTGATCGGCTTCGCCAAGACCGGCGCGCTCGCCAAGCGCGAGATGAAGGTCTACGACGCCGACTCCAACGGCTTCTGGCCCGGCGAGGGCTCGGGCATGCTCGTGCTGATGCGCGAAAGCGACGCCATCGAGCAGGGCAAGCGCATCTACGCGTCGATCGGCGGCTGGGGTGTCTCCTCCGACGGCAAGGGCGGCATCACCCGGCCCGAGGCCGCCGGGCACCGGCTCGCCCTCAAGCGCGCCTACGACCGCGCGGGCTACGGCGTCGAGACCGTCTCCTACTTCGAGGGCCACGGCACCGGCACCGCGCTGGGCGACGCCACCGAGATCGAGGCGCTGTCCACCGCCCGCCGCGACGCCGACCCGCTGGCCGAGCCGGCCGCGCTGTCGACCATCAAGGGCAACATCGGGCACACGAAGGCCGCGGCCGGGGTCGCCGGCCTGATCAAGGCGACGCTGGCGGTGTACCACCAGGTCATCCCGCCGGCCACCGGGCACTACGAGCCGCACGAGTCGCTGACCGGCACGTCGGCGCGGATGTACGTCCCGCGTGACGCGACGCTCTGGCCGGAGGACCGCCCCGTCCGCGCCGGCGTCTCCGCGATGGGCTTCGGCGGCATCAACTCCCACGTCACCGTCACCGAGGCGCCGACCGCGGCCCGTCGCCGCGAGCTCGACGAGCGGGCCCGCACCCTCGTGGCCGGACGGCAGGACGCCGAGCTGCTGCTGTTCGACGCCGACGACGTGGCGACCCTGCGCGGCGACATCGCCGCGACGCTGGAGGTCGTGCCCAAGCTGTCGTTCGCCGAGCTGACCGACCTCGCCGGCGAGCTGGCCGGGAAGCTGGCCGGCCGGGCGGTGCGCGCCGCGGTCGTCGCGGCCAACCCCGAGCACGCCGAGCGGAAGCTGACCAAGCTGCTCGAACAGCTGGAATCCGGTGACTCGGTGTTCGACCCGGCCGACGGCATCTTCGCGAGCAGCCGCGGCTCGGCCCCGAAGATCGGCTACCTGTTCCCCGGCCAGGGCTCCGGCCGTGGCGGCGACAGCGCCCTGCGCCGCCGGTTCGCCGTGGCCGAGGAGATCTTCCGCATCGCGGGCCTGCCGGTCACCGGCGACCAGGTCGCCACCGAGGTGGCCCAGCCGCGGATCGTCACCGGTTCGCTGGCCGCGCTTCGCGTGCTGCGCTCGTTCGGCATCGAAGCCGCCACCGCCACCGGCCACAGCCTCGGTGAGCTGACGGCGCTGCACTGGGGCGGCGCGCTCGACGAGCGTGGCCTGCTCGAGCTGGCGAAGGTCCGCGGCAAGGTGATGGCCACGACGGCAGGCGACGGCACCGGCGCCATGGCCGGGATCGCCGCGTCGCCGGGCCGGGTCGAGGAGCTGGGCCTGGGCGACGACGTCGTCATCGCCGGGTACAACGCGCCCGAGCAGACCGTCATCTCCGGCCCGGCCGCGGCGATCGACAAGATCGTCGCCCGGGCCAAGGCCCAGGGCGTCGGCGCGACCCGGATCAAGGTCTCGCACGCCTTCCACTCGCCGGCGGTCGAGCCGGCCGCGAACGCCATGACCGAGCGGCTCGGCGAGTTCGGTTTCGCCCGGCTGGAGCGGCCGGTGGTCTCCACCGTCAGTGGCGACGTGCTGCACGCCGCGGAGAACCTGCCGGAGCTGCTGCACGACCAGATCGTGCTGCCGGTCCGCTTCCGCGAGGCCGCCGCCAAGGTGGCCGAGCGCAGCGACCTCGTGGTCGAGGTCGGCCCTGGCCGCGTCCTGACCGGGCTTTTCGAGGAGATCGCGCCGGAGACGCCGGTGCTGGCGATCGACACGGACAACGCGTCACTGCAGGCCCTGCTGCGGGTCGTCGGCGCGGCGTTCGCGCTCGGCGCGCCCGTCTCGGTGGACGCGCTGTTCGAAGGCCGGGTCGTGCGCGCCCTGCCCGCCGACGGCGAGTTCAGCTTCCTCGCCAGCCCGTGCGAGGCCGCGCCGTCGATCGACAGCGAGCTGGCCGCCGAGCTGGCCGCGGAGAAGGCGCAGGCCGCCGAGGCCGGCACCGCCACCGCGGACGGCGACTCCGGCTCGACGCTGGACCTGCTGCGCAAGCTCGCCGCCGAGCGCGTCGAGCTGCCGCTGGAGGCGGTCACCGCCGACACCCACCCGCTCGACGACCTGCACCTGTCGTCGATCACGGTCGGGCAGCTGGTCAACGACGTCACCCGGGCGCTGGGCCGGCCCGCCCTTGAGGGCATGCCGAACTTCGCGACCGTGTGCCTCGGCGAGCTCGCCGAGATGATCGACGAGCTGGCGCAGACGGCGAAGCCGACCGACACGACCGCCGGCGAAGCTCCCGGTGTCGGGCCGTGGGTCCGGCCGTTCGCGGTCGAGTACGTGCCCGCGCCACGGCCGTCGGCGGACCTCACGCCCGGGGCCGGCCGCGCCGAGTGGCAGGTCTTCGCCACGCCACGGCACCCGCTGGCCGAGCCGCTGAAGGCCGCGCTCGCCGCGTCCGGCGCCGGTGACGGCGTGCTGCTCTGCCTGCCGGCGGACTGCGACTCCAGCCACGTCGGGCTGTTCCTCGACGCCGGCCGCGCCGTCATGGCCGCCCCCAACGGCACGCGCTTCGTGGTCGTGCACCACGGCTACGGCGCTGCCGGCCTGGCCCGCACCCTGCGCCTGGAGGACCCCTCGGCGAAGACGACGATCATCGACTTCGCCGACCCGGCACCGTCCGATGTGGACGAGATCGCCGAAGCCGTGCACACCGTGGTGGCCGAGGTCGCCGCGACCACGGACTTCACCGAAGCCCGGTACGGCGCCGACGGTGGGCGCACGGTGCCGCGGCTGTCGGCGCTGCCGGCGCCGAAGCCCGGCCCGATCCGCGACTCGCTGGACTCCTCCGACGTCCTGCTCGTCACCGGTGGCGGCAAGGGCATCACCGCGGAGAGCGCGCTGGCCCTGGCCAAGGACTCCGGTGCGAAGCTGGCCCTGCTGGGCCGCAGTGACCCGGAGACCGACACCGAGCTGGCGGAGAACCTCGACCGCATGGAGGCGGCGGGCATCCGCTACCGCTACGAGCGCGCCGACGTGACCAGCGCACCGCAGGTGGCCGACGCGGTCGCGCGGATCGAGGCCGACCTCGGCCCGGTCACGGCGGTGCTGCACGGCGCGGGCCGCAACGAGCCCGCCGCCCTCTTCAGCCTCACCGAGGACAGCTTCCGCAAGACCCTCGCGCCGAAGATCGGCGGCCTCAACGCCGTGCTCGCCGCGGTCGACCAGGACCGCATCAAGCTCCTGGTCACCTTCGGCAGCATCATCGGCCGGGCGGGCCTGCGCGGTGAAGCGCACTACGCCACGGCGAACGACTGGATGACCGAGCTGACCCTGCGCTTCGGCCAGGAACACCCGAAGGCGCGGGCGATCGCGCTGGAGTGGTCGGTCTGGTCGGGCACCGGCATGGGCGAGAAGCTCGGTGTCGTGTCCGCCCTGATGCGCGACGGCATCACGCCGATCCCGACCGAGGAGGGCATCACCATCCTCCGCCAGGTGCTGGCCGACCCGGCCGCGCCGCCGGTGCTGGTGGTCTGCGGCCGCACGTCGGGGCTGGCCACGCTGCCGATCCAGAAGCGGGAGCTGCCGCTGACCCGGTTCGTCGACCGCGCGATCGTGCACTACCCGGGCGTCGAGCTGATCACCGAGGCCGACCTGTCCGACGGGGCCGACCCGTACCTGACCGACCACCTGCTCGACGGGCAGCTGCTGTTCCCGGCGGTGATCGGCATGGAGGCCATGACGCAGGCCGCGGCGGCGACGCTGGACCGCACCGGCACCCCGGTGCTCTCCGACGTCGAGTTCCTCCGGCCGATCATCGTCTCGCCGGGCGGCTCGACGACGGTCCGGCTGGCCACGCTGGCCCGCGACGCCGACACCGTCGACGTCGTGATCCGCAGTGACGAGACGGGCTTCAGCGCCGACCACTTCAAGGCGCGGCTGAGCTTCGCCCGGCCGGCCGAGCTCGGCGAGCGCGTGGCCCGCGAAGTCGCGCTGCCGCCGGTGCCGGTGGAGCCGATCAGCGAGCTGTACGGCTCGGTCCTGTTCCAGGGCAAGCGGTTCCAGCGAGTACTGGGCTACCGGCGGGCGAGCGCCCGCCACGCCGTGGCCGAGATCGCCACCAGCGCCGACCACTCGTGGTTCGCGCCGTTCCTCCCGCAGGAGCGGCTGCTGGCCGACCCCGGCACGCGGGACGCGATGATGCACGCGATCCAGTGCTGCGTCCCGGACGCGACGCTGCTGCCGCAGGGCATCGAGAAGCTGTACCTGGCCGAGCCCGGCCGCCAGCACGACGAGTACGTCCTGCTGGACGCGAAGGAACGGCAGCAGAACGGCGACAGCTACGTCTACGACCTCGACGTGCGCAACCCGGACGGGACGCTGGTCGAGCGCTGGGAAGGCCTGAAGCTGCGCGCGGTCCGCAAGCGCGACGGCGCCGGGCCGTGGGTCCCGTCGATGCTCGGGTCCTATGTGGAGCGTTCCTGCGAGCGGCTGCTCGGCGGGACGCGGTCGGTCGTGCTGGAACCCGACCCGGCGGGCCGCCCGGCCGAGGGCATCGCCGAGCGCCGGGCGCAGACCGCGCTCGCCGCGGGCCGCGCGCTCGACCGCCCGGTCGAGGTCCGCTACCGCCCCGACGGCAAGCCGGAGTGCGACGGCGGCGTCCAGGTCACCGCGTCGCACACCGCGGAGCTGACCCTCGTGGTCGCCGGCGCCGGCCAGGTCGCCTGCGACATCGAGACGGCGATCGAACGCACCGAGGAGGACTGGGCCGGGCTGCTGGGCGAGGAACTGCTCGCCCTCGGCAGGCTGCTGGCCGCGGACACCGGCGAACCGATCAGCGTGGCCAACACGCGGGTCTGGAGCGCGCTGGAGTGCGTCCGCAAGACCGGCTCGATGACCCAGGCCCTCACCGTGCGCCAGGTCGACGCCGACGGGTGGGCGCTGCTCGCCTCCGGCGCCGCCCGGATCGCCACCTGGTCGACCACGGTCAACGACCGCACCGACCCGATCGTGTTCGCCGTGCTCCACGCAGAGGGGAACTGA
- a CDS encoding acyl-CoA thioesterase has translation MSDYYEIRHTVGFEETNLVGNVYYVNYVRWQGRCREMFLKEKAPAVLEEVRHDLKLFTLKVECEFFAEITAFDELSIRLRLEELTSTQIQFAFDYVHLTPEGDERLVARGRQRIACMRGPNTATVPSRVPEQLREALVPYSTAAVNGKGV, from the coding sequence ATGTCCGACTACTACGAGATCCGCCACACGGTCGGCTTCGAAGAGACCAACCTGGTGGGCAACGTCTACTACGTGAACTACGTGCGCTGGCAGGGCCGGTGCCGCGAGATGTTCCTCAAGGAGAAGGCGCCGGCGGTGCTCGAGGAGGTCCGCCACGACCTCAAGCTGTTCACCCTCAAAGTGGAATGCGAGTTCTTCGCCGAGATCACCGCGTTCGACGAGCTGTCCATCCGGCTGCGGCTGGAGGAGCTGACCTCGACGCAGATCCAGTTCGCGTTCGACTACGTCCACCTCACCCCCGAGGGCGACGAGCGGCTGGTGGCCAGGGGACGGCAGCGGATCGCGTGCATGCGCGGGCCCAACACGGCCACCGTGCCGTCGCGGGTCCCCGAGCAGCTGCGCGAAGCGCTGGTGCCCTACTCGACTGCCGCGGTCAACGGCAAGGGAGTCTGA
- a CDS encoding flavin reductase family protein has product MGYESDPPVLKRLPKSPARRGLSPQPGLRQVMAQFATGVTVLTAGGEDAHGMTANAFSSVSLEPPMVLCCVSKAARMHTAIVSAGSFGVNILAADQQETSKYFADWRRPDGMAQFEAVGYTPGARTGAPLLNGALAWLECELAQVVEGGDHSIFLGRVLATSRGTGEHALVFYGGAYHHVDGKARAA; this is encoded by the coding sequence GTGGGCTACGAATCGGACCCGCCCGTGCTGAAGCGGCTGCCGAAGTCGCCGGCACGCCGGGGCCTCTCGCCCCAGCCGGGGCTGAGGCAGGTGATGGCGCAGTTCGCGACCGGGGTCACGGTGCTGACGGCGGGCGGCGAGGACGCGCACGGCATGACCGCGAACGCGTTCTCGTCGGTGTCGCTGGAACCGCCGATGGTGCTGTGCTGCGTGTCCAAGGCGGCCCGGATGCACACCGCGATCGTCAGCGCGGGCTCGTTCGGGGTCAACATCCTCGCGGCGGACCAGCAGGAGACGTCGAAGTACTTCGCCGACTGGCGGCGGCCCGACGGGATGGCCCAGTTCGAAGCCGTCGGCTACACGCCGGGGGCCAGGACCGGCGCCCCGCTGCTGAACGGCGCGCTGGCCTGGCTGGAGTGCGAGCTGGCGCAGGTGGTCGAGGGCGGTGACCACTCGATCTTCCTGGGCCGGGTGCTCGCCACCAGCCGCGGCACCGGCGAGCACGCGCTGGTCTTCTACGGCGGCGCCTACCACCACGTCGACGGGAAGGCCCGCGCGGCCTGA
- a CDS encoding NAD-dependent epimerase/dehydratase family protein encodes MLIAVTGGTGFLGAHTVAALLRRGHRVRLLARDPAAVPSTVDVVAGDVTDPAAARRLVAGADALVHAAGVYTFDSRRRRELWRVNAGGTEVVLAAARRAGTGRIVHVSTVGALYPASTPSIGVPSPVGTSREPYLASKAAAERIARRHRSAGAPVVVTYPPALLGPDDPRLGDQNARLRDVLRGLTPIWPGGGLPVGDVRDSAELHARVVADPAPAGGFFGPGRFLTTREYLATVRAATGRRLPAVVLPPRALYPAGWFADRLQRVWPWALPVQYGAIHVCATAVPVAGDAPAAGVAARPVLGTVRDTVAWLHATGRLTGRQAGAAILPDPSTSDGTGSVPTGPGPGTVPMEEVLP; translated from the coding sequence ATGCTGATCGCGGTCACCGGCGGCACCGGCTTCCTCGGTGCCCACACGGTCGCGGCGCTGCTGCGGCGGGGGCACCGGGTGCGGCTGCTCGCCCGTGACCCGGCCGCGGTGCCGTCCACAGTGGACGTCGTGGCGGGTGACGTCACCGATCCCGCCGCGGCCCGGCGGCTGGTGGCCGGCGCGGACGCGCTGGTGCACGCGGCCGGCGTCTACACGTTCGACAGCCGGCGCCGCCGCGAGCTGTGGCGGGTCAACGCCGGCGGCACCGAAGTGGTCCTCGCGGCCGCGCGCCGGGCCGGCACCGGCCGGATCGTGCACGTGTCGACGGTCGGCGCGCTGTACCCGGCGAGCACGCCGTCGATCGGGGTGCCGAGCCCGGTCGGCACGTCGCGGGAGCCCTACCTCGCCTCGAAGGCGGCGGCGGAGCGGATCGCGCGGCGGCACCGGTCGGCGGGCGCGCCGGTCGTCGTGACGTACCCGCCGGCGCTGCTCGGCCCGGACGACCCGCGGCTGGGCGACCAGAACGCCCGGCTGCGCGACGTCCTGCGCGGGCTGACGCCGATCTGGCCCGGCGGCGGGCTCCCGGTCGGGGACGTCCGCGACTCGGCGGAGCTGCACGCGCGGGTCGTGGCCGATCCGGCCCCGGCCGGCGGGTTCTTCGGGCCGGGGCGCTTCCTGACGACCCGCGAGTACCTGGCGACGGTCCGGGCGGCCACCGGGCGGCGGCTGCCGGCGGTGGTCCTGCCGCCGCGGGCGCTGTACCCGGCGGGCTGGTTCGCGGACCGGCTGCAGCGCGTCTGGCCGTGGGCGCTGCCGGTGCAGTACGGCGCGATCCACGTGTGTGCGACGGCGGTGCCGGTGGCCGGCGACGCGCCGGCGGCCGGGGTCGCGGCCCGGCCGGTACTCGGGACCGTGCGAGACACGGTGGCCTGGCTGCACGCCACCGGGCGGCTCACCGGCCGGCAGGCGGGCGCGGCGATTCTTCCCGATCCGTCCACTTCGGACGGAACCGGGTCAGTTCCCACCGGTCCCGGACCCGGGACCGTTCCGATGGAGGAGGTCCTGCCATGA
- a CDS encoding DUF6222 family protein — protein sequence MTTSDAGHADTGDRQPVAAAPTPPPVEALVRPMPRLGRGLVWSDIVAEIERDHRARMRDAA from the coding sequence ATGACCACCAGCGACGCCGGGCACGCGGACACCGGTGACCGGCAGCCCGTCGCGGCGGCCCCGACGCCGCCGCCGGTCGAGGCACTGGTCCGCCCGATGCCCCGGCTGGGCCGCGGGCTGGTCTGGTCCGACATCGTCGCCGAGATCGAGCGGGACCACCGGGCCCGGATGAGGGATGCCGCGTGA
- a CDS encoding acyl-CoA carboxylase subunit beta produces the protein MPLLRKRREELRAHIHEGKLDAVRRQHSLGKLTARERLALLLDEDSFTEIEPYRRHQATGPGLAGNRPHTDGVVAGSGTIDGRRVFVYAQDFTLFGGSLGEAHAAKIHKVLDLAVANGAPVIGLNDSGGARIQEGVLALNGYGGIFRRQVEASGVIPQISVILGPCAGGAAYSPALADFTFMVRDTARMYLTGPDVVEAVSGQRVTHEELGGADVHGSASGVATVVHDDEESCLADVRYLVSLLPSNYLDPPPATAPTNAKDDYRPRLAELVPVEPNQPYDMRDVFTEIADDGEFFELHEGWARNVLCALARIDGRVVGLVGNQPVVFAGVLDGPASQKAARFVRFCDAFGIPLVSLVDVPGFLPGVEQERGGIIRQGAQLLHAYCEATVPRIQVILRKAYGGAYIVMDSRSIGCDLSLAWPTNQIAVMGAEGAVNVLYRRDLAASPDPAALRAKLVAEYTEEFLNPQYAAERGLVDDIIDPAETRAAVARGLAMLRDKRKPAPGRKHGNLPI, from the coding sequence ATGCCCCTGCTGCGCAAGCGCCGGGAGGAGCTGCGCGCGCACATCCACGAGGGCAAGCTCGACGCGGTCCGGCGCCAGCACTCGCTGGGCAAGCTGACCGCGCGCGAACGGCTCGCGCTGCTGCTCGACGAAGACTCCTTCACCGAGATCGAGCCGTACCGGCGCCACCAGGCGACCGGGCCGGGCCTGGCGGGCAACCGCCCGCACACCGACGGCGTCGTCGCCGGCTCCGGCACGATCGACGGGCGCCGGGTCTTCGTCTACGCCCAGGACTTCACTCTTTTCGGTGGTTCGCTCGGTGAGGCGCACGCGGCGAAGATCCACAAGGTGCTCGACCTGGCGGTGGCCAACGGCGCGCCGGTGATCGGGCTCAACGACAGCGGCGGCGCCCGCATCCAGGAGGGCGTGCTGGCGCTCAACGGCTACGGTGGCATCTTCCGCCGTCAGGTCGAGGCGTCCGGGGTGATCCCGCAGATCAGCGTGATCCTGGGCCCGTGCGCGGGCGGCGCGGCGTATTCGCCGGCACTCGCCGACTTCACGTTCATGGTGCGCGACACGGCGCGGATGTACCTGACCGGGCCGGACGTCGTCGAGGCCGTGAGCGGGCAGCGCGTCACGCACGAGGAGCTCGGCGGCGCGGACGTCCACGGCAGCGCTTCCGGTGTCGCGACGGTGGTGCACGACGACGAGGAGAGCTGCCTGGCCGATGTCCGGTACCTGGTGTCACTGCTGCCGTCGAACTACCTCGACCCACCGCCGGCGACCGCGCCGACGAACGCGAAGGACGATTACCGGCCGCGGCTGGCGGAGCTGGTGCCGGTGGAGCCGAACCAGCCGTACGACATGCGGGACGTGTTCACGGAGATCGCCGACGACGGCGAGTTCTTCGAGCTGCACGAGGGCTGGGCGCGCAACGTGCTCTGCGCGCTCGCGCGGATCGACGGCCGGGTGGTGGGCCTGGTCGGCAATCAGCCGGTCGTGTTCGCCGGCGTGCTCGACGGGCCGGCGTCGCAGAAGGCGGCGCGGTTCGTGCGGTTCTGCGACGCGTTCGGCATCCCGCTGGTGAGCCTGGTCGACGTCCCGGGCTTCCTGCCGGGGGTGGAGCAGGAACGCGGCGGCATCATCCGCCAGGGCGCGCAGCTGCTGCACGCGTACTGCGAAGCGACGGTGCCGCGTATCCAGGTGATCCTGCGCAAGGCGTACGGCGGCGCGTACATCGTGATGGACTCGCGGTCGATCGGCTGCGACCTGTCGTTGGCGTGGCCGACGAACCAGATCGCGGTGATGGGCGCGGAGGGCGCGGTGAACGTGCTGTACCGCCGCGACCTGGCGGCCTCGCCGGACCCGGCGGCGTTGCGCGCGAAGCTGGTGGCGGAGTACACGGAGGAGTTCCTGAACCCGCAGTACGCGGCGGAGCGCGGCTTGGTGGACGACATCATCGACCCGGCGGAGACCCGCGCGGCGGTGGCCCGCGGGCTGGCGATGCTGCGCGACAAGCGCAAGCCGGCGCCTGGCCGCAAGCACGGCAACCTGCCGATCTGA
- a CDS encoding acyl-CoA carboxylase subunit epsilon, translated as MSAIRVLHGAPDDGELAALVAVLQSLAAPRRPEVPRSSAWGDPAWRSPSVEPRAGAWRMSGLPH; from the coding sequence ATGTCCGCGATCCGCGTGCTGCACGGCGCTCCGGACGACGGCGAGCTGGCGGCATTGGTGGCGGTGCTGCAATCGCTGGCCGCGCCCCGGCGGCCGGAGGTCCCGCGCTCGTCGGCTTGGGGGGATCCGGCTTGGCGGTCTCCGTCCGTCGAGCCGCGGGCGGGGGCTTGGCGGATGTCGGGGTTGCCGCACTGA
- a CDS encoding DUF6235 family protein yields MPAIGDVRLGGRRMAMRLQLVAGLEVLESWAETASQAERNLVYEALFAVGDGSAFLVYDIFGDPRDPGNFLIMVKPGLVLKVMVQRADSAFEIRYVGAAGDELDAATASQETSRPE; encoded by the coding sequence GTGCCGGCGATCGGCGACGTTCGGTTGGGAGGCCGGCGGATGGCAATGCGCCTCCAGCTCGTGGCGGGCCTCGAGGTCCTCGAAAGCTGGGCCGAGACGGCGTCGCAGGCCGAGCGGAACCTCGTCTACGAAGCCCTGTTCGCGGTCGGCGACGGTTCCGCCTTTCTCGTCTACGACATTTTCGGTGATCCCCGGGATCCCGGTAATTTCCTCATCATGGTGAAACCGGGACTGGTCTTGAAAGTAATGGTGCAACGCGCCGATTCCGCGTTCGAAATCCGTTATGTCGGCGCGGCCGGGGATGAGCTCGATGCCGCCACGGCGTCGCAGGAGACCTCCCGTCCCGAGTGA
- a CDS encoding DUF6423 family protein: MTGTADVGRRVLMITGAIDTTDHDVSVSVSLPEPGRWQVIKAETNLTDQTWVAMQAVMDEDSTFLDDEMLMSPQFAKSFMTPDQRRLTFYDGEVRPGETVLKTYSMETGGRKPTYFYSRYSPIATDSAEQSRQTLEELVTNGMSQRPVVELIVPVTVL; encoded by the coding sequence ATGACCGGGACCGCCGACGTCGGCCGCCGGGTGCTCATGATCACCGGGGCCATCGACACGACCGATCACGACGTTTCGGTCAGTGTGAGCCTCCCCGAGCCCGGCCGCTGGCAGGTCATCAAGGCCGAAACCAACCTGACCGACCAGACATGGGTCGCGATGCAGGCCGTGATGGACGAGGACTCGACGTTCCTCGACGACGAAATGCTGATGTCGCCGCAGTTCGCGAAGAGCTTCATGACGCCGGACCAGCGCCGCCTCACCTTCTACGACGGTGAGGTCCGCCCGGGCGAGACCGTCCTGAAGACGTACTCGATGGAGACCGGCGGCCGCAAGCCGACCTACTTCTACTCGCGCTACAGCCCGATCGCCACCGACAGCGCCGAGCAGTCCCGGCAGACCCTCGAAGAGCTGGTCACCAACGGGATGAGCCAGCGCCCGGTGGTGGAGCTGATCGTCCCCGTCACGGTGCTCTGA